The sequence GGAAGCCTGCGACACGATCGCTCGTGCCCGTGCCGCCGGCCGTCGCGTGGTCGCCGTCGGCACTACCAGTGTGCGCTGCCTGGAGAGCGCCGCCCAGGCCCATGGTGGCGAGCTGACCCCCTATTCCGGTGACACCGACATCTTCATCTATCCGGGCTACGAGTGGCAGGTGGTGGATCTGTTGATCACCAACTTCCATCTGCCGGAATCGACCCTGCTGATGCTGGTCTCGGCCTTCGCCGGTTACGAGCACACCATGACGGCCTATCAGGCGGCGGTGGAAGAGCGCTACCAGTTCTTCAGCTATGGCGATGCCATGCTGCTGGAACGCGCCTGACTCCCCTTTTCTGACATGGCCCCGGCATTCGCCGAGGGCCGTGTCATGCGCAGTTAACGCGCCCCGCGCTATGCTGCGGCATAGCGACTTAGTGGCTTGATGACATAGTGGCATCGACATACCAGCTGCGGCCTGTTTCGCCGCCAAGCAAAGAGAGCACCATGCGTAAAGAATGCTTCATGAGCTTTGAAAAGCTCGCGACCGATGGCCGTGCACGTCGTGGCCGCATGACATTTCCGCGCGGTACCGTGGAAACCCCGGCCTTCATGCCGGTGGGCACCTACGGCACCGTCAAGGGCATGACGCCGGAGTCCATCAAGGAGATCGGCGCCGAGATCATTCTCGGCAACACCTTCCACCTGTGGCTGCGTCCGGGCACGGAAGTCATCGAGGCGCATGGCGACCTGCACGACTTCGCACAATGGGACAAGCCGATCCTGACCGATTCCGGCGGCTTCCAGGTCTTCTCGCTGGGCAAGACGCGCAAGATCACCGAACAGGGTGTTCACTTCCGCTCACCGGTCGATGGCTCCAAGGTCTTCATGGGCCCGGAAGAATCGATGGCCGTCCAGCGCTCGCTGGGCTCCGACATCGTGATGATCTTCGATGAGTGCACGCCGTATCCGGCCACCCATGATGAAGCGCGCAAGTCGATGGAGATGTCTCTGCGCTGGGCCCAACGCTCACGCGATGCCCATGGCGACTCCCCTTCGGCGCTGTTCGGCATCATCCAGGGCGGCATGTATCCGGACCTGCGCGAACAGTCCCTCGAGGGTCTCAAGAAGATCGATTTCGATGGCTACGCCATCGGTGGCCTGTCGGTGGGCGAGCCCAAGGACGAGATGATCAAGGTCCTCGACTACCTCCCCGAGTGGATGCCGGAAGACAAGCCTCGCTATCTGATGGGGGTCGGCAAGCCCGAAGACCTCGTCGAGGGCGTACGCCGTGGTGTCGACATGTTCGACTGCGTGATGCCGACGCGCAACGCGCGCAACGGCCACCTGTTCACCCCGACGGGTACCGTCAAGATCCGCAACGCCGTCCACAAGCACGACACCTCACCGCTTGACCCGGACTGCGATTGCTATACCTGCCGCAACTTCTCGCGAGGCTATCTGCATCACCTTGATCGCTGTGGAGAAATGCTCGGCTCGATGCTCAACACCATCCACAATCTGCGCTACTACCAGACCGTGATGGCTGGTTTGCGCGGTGCAATTGAAGCGGGTACATTGCAGGACTTCGTGGAACAGTTCTATGCCGCGCGCGGCCTGCCGGTGCCGCCGCTGGCCGACTGATCGGGAAGAACGACGACCGGGGGCAGATCCTCCGGTCGTCTTGATATTCGACCCGTGTCAGACGTGAAGAAGAGCCTGAATCACGCTCATTGCATAACAACAGTTCACTCGTAACCTCTGGAGATACACATGCTGGAATTCCTGATTCCTGCCGCACACGCGGAAGCCGAAGCGGCTGTCGCCGGCGGCGGCGCCATCGGCCAGATCGTCATGCTGGTCGGCTTCGTGGTCATTTTCTATTTCCTGCTCTGGCGTCCGCAGTCCAAGCGCGCCAAGGAACACAAGAACCTGATCAGCAATCTGGCCAAGGGTGACGAAGTCGTCATCGGTGGTGGCCTGGTTGGCCGCATTACCAAGGTCAGCGAGCAGTTCATCACCATGGAGCTGAACGAAGGCAACGAAGTCAACGTGCAGAAGTCTGCCGTGGCTGCAGTCCTGCCGAAGGGCACCATCAAGTCCATCTGATCCCTCCTGCTGCCGGCCCCTGTGCCGGCAGCATGCTTTTCTCTCCCGCTCCACCAAGGACAGGGCTGCCATGCTCAACCGCTATCCGCTTTGGAAGTACCTGGTGATCTGCCTGGTACTTGCCGTCGGCGTGATCTACGCATTGCCGAATCTCTACCCCGAAGACCCGGCCGTGCAGATCAGTGCCGCCAGCGGCGCCGAGGCCATCGACCAGCAAGACCTCGATCGCGCCACCAGTGCCCTCGAAAACGCCGGCATCACGCCCAAGTCCGGGGAACTCAACGGTTCCACCGGCCTGATTCGCCTTACCAGCAACGACCAGCAGCTGCGCGCCAAGGAACTGATCAGCGAGGCACTCGGCGATGACGCCATCGTCGCGCTGAACCTGGCCGATGCCACGCCGTCGTGGCTGGCCAGCCTCGGTGCCTCACCGATGAAGCTGGGCCTTGACCTGCGTGGCGGTGTCCACTTCCAGCTGGAAGTCGACATGGACGCCGCGGTCAAGCAGCGCCTGGAAGTCAACGCCAGCGCCATCAAGGAAACCCTGCGCGAGGAGCGTATCCGCTACCGCGGCAGCGAAGTCGACGACGGCACCCTGAGCCTGACGTTCTCCGATGAGGAAGACCGCTCGCAGGCGCGCTCACTGATCTCGCGCGACTTCCAGAACTTCGAATACGACGAGCGCGATGTCGAGCGTGGGGCCGTACTGGACCTCACCCTGACCGCAGCCGCCGTCAAGGAGATTCAGGATTACGCGGTCAATCAGAACCTGACCACGATCCGCAATCGCGTCAACGAGCTGGGCGTGTCCGAGCCGCTGGTTCAGCGCCAGGGCCCGAACCGCATCGTGGTCGAGCTGCCGGGCGTGCAGGACACGGCCGCCGCCAAGCGCGTACTGGGTGCCACCGCCAACCTCGAATTCCGTCTCGAAGCGGCCAGTGACACGCCGGCCAGCGAGATGGAGAGCTTCGCGTTCCGCAACCAGCCGAGCCGCACCGCCAACATCATGAAGGACGTGATCATCAGCGGTGACAGCGTCTCCAGCGCCAGCACCAGCTTCGATGAAAGCGGCCGTCCGCAGGTCAACATCAACCTGGACGGCACCGGTGGCTCGATCATGAACCGCGTCACGCGTGCCGCGATCGGCCGCAACATGGCGGTACTGTTCATCGAGCACAAGACCCGCACGCGCACCGTGATGGAAGACGGCGAGAAGGTCGAGAAGCGCATCCCGTACACCGAGAAGGGGCTGATCAGCCTGGCAACCATCCAGAGTGCGCTGGGCAACAGCTTCCGCATCACTGGCCTCGACTCGCCGACGGAAGCAAAGGAGCTGTCGCTGCTGCTGCGCTCCGGTTCATTAGCCGCGCCGATCTACTTCGTGCAGGAACGCACCATCGGCCCGAGCCTGGGCGCCGAGAACATCTCGCGCGGCATCCTGTCCGTCGAGCTGGGCCTACTGCTGGTCGTGCTGTTCATGCTGGCGCGCTACAAGGCCTTCGGTGTCGTCGCCAACGTGGCCTTGACCGCCAACCTGGCGATCCTGATTGCCGCGATGTCGATGCTGGGCGCCACCCTGACCCTGCCGGGTATCGCCGGTATCGTGCTGACGCTGGGCATGGCGGTGGATGCCAACGTGCTGATCTTCGAGCGTATCCGCGAGGAAATGCGTTCCAAAATGCCGCTGCATCAAGCGGTGCATACCGGCTTCGAGCGCGCCTTCACCTCCATCGTCGATGCCAACATCACCACCCTGCTGGTCGCGGTGATCCTGTTCTCCATCGGCAGTGGCCCGGTCAAGGGCTTCGCGGTCACGCTGTCCATCGGCATCCTGACGTCGATGTTCACGGCGATCATGGTCTCGCGCGGCATCATCAATCTTGCCATTGGCGGCAAGACACTCAAGAAACTCTGGATCTGAGGGGCCATCGTGATGCGACAGTTTGACTTCATGAGCAAGCGGCGCGCGGCCTTCATCGTCTCCATCGTGCTGACGATCGTGGCCATTGGCGCCCTTGTGATTCATGGCCTGAACCTGGGCCTCGACTTTACCGGCGGCACCCTGGTGGAAGTGAAATACCAGGCGGCACCGGCGCTGGAGAGCGTGCGCCAGACACTGGAAGCCGCCGGCTACAAGGATGTCTCGGTACAGACCTTCGGTGCCAGCAACGAGATTCTGGTGCGTCTGCAGCAGAGCTTCGAAGCCGGCATCGGCAATGACATCGTGTCACACCTGCAGGCCACCGGTGACAGCGTCAACCTGATCCGCGCCGAGTTCGTCGGCGCCCAGGTCGGTGATCAGCTGCGCGATCAGTCCGGTCTCGGCATGCTGCTCGCCTTGGCCGTGGTGATGGTCTATGTGGCCTTCCGCTTCCAGTACAAGTTCGCCCTCGGCGCACTCATCTCGCTGGGTCACGACGTCATCATCCTGCTGGGCATCTTCGCCCTATTCGGACTCGACTTCGACCTGACGGTACTGGCCGCGGTGCTGGCCGTGATCGGCTACTCATTGAACGACACCATTATCGTCTACGACCGCATTCGCGAGAACATCCGCAAATCGCGTATCGATGACATGCCGTCGATCTTCAATGACGCCATCAACGCGACGCTGTCACGCACGCTGTCTACCTCCGGCACCACCTTGCTGGTGTTGCTGGCGCTGTTCTTCCTCGGCGGTGACATGATCCACAACTTCGCCATCGCACTGATCATCGGTGTGGTCGCGGGGACCTTCTCGTCCATCTACGTGGCAGCGGCGCTGTTGCTGGTGGTCGGCCTGAAGCGTGTGGATCTGATCCCCCCGCCCAAGGAGCAGTTCGAGGACGGCGCGCCGTAAGCGTCTCGCTCCTCCATCAGAGACAGACCGCCAGGCACGGATCGCCAGGCACAAAAAAACCCCACCTCATGCGAGGTGGGGTTTTTTTCGTTCTCCAGACGGCCCCGAGGGCTGTCAGGTCACGTCGTCTTGCAGGGGCTTACAGGTGCGGCTGCATGGTCTGCGCCAGCGCCTTGTACAGACGCGCGCCAGCAGCCATCAGGGTGCCTTCGGCAACCACGACCGGCGTGCCGTCGGCACTGCCTGCCAGTGCGCCACATTCCTTCAGGAACAGGCTGACGATCTCGCTGTCACCGGCATCCAGACCCAGCACATAGACGGCATCGACGCGACCGGAGGCCAGCTCGAGCACGTCCAGCAGCGCGCAGCCGCTGGTGCGCAGCATCTCGACCTGCGGGCCGACCTGCTGAACGATGGAGAGGTAGGTCGGCAGGTGACGCGGACGCTGCCAGCTTTCCGGCAGACCCATCGCCAGACGCGCACCTTCGATGGCGGTGGCGTTGGTCACGCGGATACGGTGACCGGAGTGCTGGGCGCCACGGCCACGGCTGACGATGTACTCTTCGTCAGTGAACGGCGCGATGACCACGGCGTGCTCGGCACGGCCCTTGAACAGGCAGACCACGGACAGCGCGAAGCCGGAGGCCGCGGATGTCAGGTTGGAGTAACCGTGCACCGGCTCGATGCGCCAGTGGTAGTCAGAGCCCTGACCTTCACCATCGCGATGGTCGGTATAACGGCCGGAGAGACCGTGCTGCGGATAACCGCGCTCCAGCTGACGCACGATGTGCGCTTCGGCGCGACGTGCAGTGTCTGCAATGAAGGTGTCGAGATCGTTGTCGCCACGGGCGACTTCGATACGTTCACGAGCACGGACGAACTGCTCTGCGGCACCGCGTGCAGCACGCAGCGCAAATTGGACCATCGGATGCATGATCAAGGCCTTGACGAGTCGGGAGCTGTTAAAGAACGGGTGCCACGGCGCGTGAGATACCAACGCGGCGCAACACGGATCGAGCGAAACTGGGTGCAATCGGACCAGGTGGTCATGTAGCCCGTACAGAAATCCTGATACGGCGCGGGGCGCGCTGCATAGTGCAAGGTATGCAGGCTGCCAGCCGCCACAGCACGCGGCGCCAACGAGGGCGAACACATGTTGCGACATGACGGGACGGCGTAGTTTATCAGAGCTCGGCTCAAGCTGCCATCGCGACACGCGATCTTCGCCGTAGAGAGACGGCGGGATCACGCCGCAGCTGACTGCTCCCTGCGCTGGCTTCATGCTAGGATATCGGGCTCTGGCGCACGTCTCGCCCAGCCCGGTGGCCGGGCCGCGTCGATTGCCCTGCCCTTCAATCGCTATCCTGGAAGTCCTCATGCTTGAACGTCTGCGCATTGTCCTGATTGGCACCAGCCACCCCGGCAACATTGGTGGTGCAGCCCGCGCCATGCTCAATATGGGCCTGGCCGATCTCGCACTGGTCGCGCCGCGATGTGAGGTGCAATGCCAGGAATCCGCCTCGCGCGCCTCGGGTGCCGATGCACTCGTCGCCAGCGCCTCGGTGCACGAGACGCTGGAAGAGGCCGTGGCGGATTGCAGTCTGGTGGTCGGTTGCAGCGCACGTTCGCGCAACCTGCCGTGGCCGATGATCACACCGCGCGCCTTCGGTGCCACCCTGGCCGATGAAGCCCGCCTGCCGGATGCCCGCGTGGCCATCGTCTTCGGCCGCGAGGATTCCGGGCTCTCCAATGAAGAGCTACAGCGCTGCCACCGCCACGTGCATATCCCGACCAATCCGGATTTCAGCTCGCTGAATCTGGCCGCGGCGGTGCAGGTGCTGGCCTATGAGTGCCGCCAGGCGTGGCTGGCCGACCAGGAAGCCGCCGGCGAGACGCCGCGTGCCGAGGATGACCAGCCGTTCGGTATCGACTGGGACAGCCCGCTGGCCAGCCATGCCGACCTCGAGCGCCTGTTCGAGCATCTCGAGAAGACACTGATCAGCGTCGACTTCCTCGATCCGGAACAGCCGCGCCAGCTGATGGCACGCCTGCGTCGCCTCTATCTGCGCGCGCGTCCAGATAGCATGGAAATCAACATTCTGCGCGGCATTCTTTCCGCGGTGGACAAGCAGGTTCGCCTGGCACAAGCCGACACGGCCAACCGCACTTCCTGAGGACACGCCATGTTCACTCGACTGCGTGAAGACATCGATAGCGTGTTTGCCCGTGATCCGGCGGCGCGCAACTTCTTTGAAGTCCTGACCAACTATCCGGGCCTACATGCACTGGTGGCCCATCGCATCAATCACTGGCTATGGCGCCACAACGCCAAATGGCTGGCGCGCACCGGCTCGACCCTGATGCGCTGGCTGACCGGCATCGAGATCCACCCGGGTGCCACCATCGGTCGGCGCTTCTTCATCGACCACGGCATGGGCGTCGTGATCGGCGAGACCGCCCTGATCGGCGATGACGTGACCCTCTATCACGGCGTCACCCTCGGCGGCACCACCTGGAACGCCGGCAAGCGCCACCCGACCCTCGGCGACGGTGTCATCGTCGGTGCCGGCGCCAAGATTCTCGGCCCGTTCACCGTCGGTGCCGGCGCCAAGGTCGGCTCCAATGCCGTGGTCACGCGTGAAGTACCTGCCGGCGCCACCGTCGTCGGCATTCCCGGCAAGATCGTCAAGCGTGCCGAGCCGGATGTGGCGGAGGAGCCGTCGGTCGACCCGGAAAGCCGCGAGGCCATGAAGGAGAAGTTCGGCTTCGATGCCTACGGCATGGGCCAGGACATGCCCGACCCGGTCGCGCGCTCCATGCACGCGATGCTCGATCACATGCATGCCGTGGACAAGCGCATCGAACAGATGTGCGGCACGCTGCGCAAGCTGGATGCCAGCTATCGCGCTGGGCGCCTGCCCGAGCTCGATGACGCCGACTTCGCCCAGCTGATCGATGAACTGGGGCCCTGCGGCGGCGAGACGACCGTCGCTGACGTGGCCGCGGCCCAGGGCAGCACCTCACCCAAGGCCCACGCCGCCGCATCCAGCGCATCGCAGGGCACTGCCCCGACTGAGCAATCACCGACCGAGCAGGCAAGCGATACGCAGGAGCCCGCTGAACGTCAGCATGGCTAAAGTTGACCAATTCAGTCGGGATTGACCCCGCCAGACCACCCCACCATAATGGGGCGCATTGAGACGCCGTCTCGCCAGAGGCGGCGACTACGCCCGGCCTCGTCCTCAACGTCGCAGGCTCCATCTGCTCACGGACTCTGTCATGCGCCTGACCACCAAGGGACGCTACGCCGTCACCGCGATGCTCGATCTGGCCCTGCATGCCAGTTGCGGCCCGACCTGTCTGGCCGATATTTCCGAACGTCAGGGCATCTCGCTGTCGTATCTGGAGCAACTGTTTGCGCGTCTGCGGCGTGCGGGTCTGGTCAAGAGCGTGCGTGGTCCCGGTGGCGGTTATCTGCTGGACACCGAACTCGAGACCACCTCGGTGGCGTGCATCATCGACGCCGTCAACGAGTCAGTCGATGCCACACGCTGTCAGGGAATGTCGGACTGTCAGGCCGGTGACACCTGCCTGACGCACCACCTGTGGTGTGATCTGTCCGACGAGATCCACGGCTTTCTCGACGGCATCAGCCTGGCCGACCTGGTCGCGCGCGAGGAGATACGCCAGATCGCCAGTCGTCAGCGCAAGGCGTGCGAGCCGACGCCGATCACCGTCATGCAGGGCAGCTGAACCCGTTCGTCATGTCTTCAGGAAGTCACCATGTCCCAGCCGATCTACCTTGACTATGCCGCCACCACGCCCGTCGACCCGCGCGTCGCCGAGCTGATGATGCGTCACCTGACGCAGGACGGCACCTTCGCCAATCCGGCCTCGCGCAGTCACATGCCGGGCTGGCTGGCCGAGCAGGCCGTCGAGGGCGCACGTCGTCAGGTCGCCGAACTGATCGGTGCCGACCCGCGTGAGATCGTCTGGACCAGCGGTGCCACCGAAGCCGACAACCTGGCGCTGACCGGCTACATGCGTGCCAATGCCGCGCGCGGCCGCCATCTGATCACCTCGACCATCGAGCACAAGGCGATTCTGGATACCGCCAGTGCGCTGGAAGCAGAAGGCTTCGAGGTCACGCGCATCGCGCCGCAGCCTGACGGCCGCATCAGCCCGGACAGCCTGCGCGACGCCCTGCGCAGCGACACCCTCCTGGTATCGCTGATGGCGGTGAACAACGAGCTGGGCAGCCTGAATGACCTGGATGCGCTGGGCGACATCGCCCATTCGCATGGCGCGGCCTTCCATGTCGATGCCGCCCAGGCGCCCGGCAAGGTGCAGATCGATGTCAGCCGTCAGCCTATCGACATGCTGTCGCTGTCCGCCCACAAGGCCTACGGCCCCAAAGGCATCGGCGCGCTGTACGTGCGTCGCCAGCCGCAGATCAAGGTCGATGCCCTGATCCACGGCGGTGGTCATGAGCGCGGTATGCGTTCCGGCACCCTGCCGACCCATCAGATCGTCGGCATGGGCGAGGCCTACCGCCTGAGCGGCGAGCAGTTCGACGCTGATCACCAGCACCTCATCGCGCTGCGTGATCAGTTCGTCGCCGGGCTTGCCGGCCTTGAAGGAGTGCACTTCAATACCGATATAGAGGTCAGTGCGCCCAACATCGTCAATCTCGCCTTCGAGGGCGTGGATGGCGAGGCGATGCTGATGGCGCTGCGCGGCATCGCGATTTCCACCGGTTCGGCCTGCAATTCCGCCAGTGTCGAACCGTCGTTCGTCCTCACCGGCATCGGGGTGCCCCGTCCACTGGCGCTGGCGTCATTGCGTTTCAGCTTCGGACGATTCACCACCGCCATCGACATTGAATCCGCGCTCGGCGAACTCAGGCATGCCCTGACCTCGCTGCGCGCCTGACCCGGGAGACTGCTCATGGCACACCTGTCGATTTCCCCCTCCGCCGCCGACCAGATCCGTGTCGTGCTGGCCGAGCGCGGCCACGGCCTTGGCCTGCGTGTCTCGGTCAAGCCAAGCGGCTGCTCCGGTTACAGCTACGTGCTCGACTTCGCCGACGAGGCCAACGAGGAAGACGCCGTCTTCGTCGATCACGGCGCCACCGTCTATGTCGACAGCGAAGCCCTCACCGTGCTCGACGGCTCCGAAGTGGATTACGTCAAGGACGGCCTGAACCGCTACTTCCGCTTCAACAACCCCAACGTCAAGGACGAGTGTGGCTGTGGCGAGAGCTTCAGCGTGTAGACGAGGCTTCAGCGTGTAGACCAGGCTTCAGCGTCCAAGCCAGACCTCAACGTCTGAGCCGACCCTCAGCGCCTCGCCAGCCCATGCCGACGAGGCGCTTGCCATCTGTGCGTCATGCGACTCAGGCATGATGGATGCAGCCGGTGGCACTTGCCGCTATAATGCCGCCCACTTTTGTCGCGCGCATGCCGACAGAGCCCGTTTTCCGCCGTGCGGCATCTGCCGTGCGGCTCTTCAAAGCTTGTCTCAGGAGATTCACCATGACTCAGCGCACTCTGTCCATCATCAAGCCGGATGCCGTTGCCAAGAACGTGATCGGCGAAATCTACTCTCGCTTCGAGAAGGCCGGTCTGCAGATCGTCGCTTCCAAGATGGTTCACCTGTCCAAGGAACAGGCCGAAGGCTTCTACGCTGAGCACAGCGAACGTGGCTTCTTCGGTGAGCTGGTCGGCTTCATGACTTCCGGCCCGGTCATGATCCAGGTGCTGGAAGGCGAAGACGCCATCACCAAGAACCGCGACCTGATGGGCGCTACCAACCCGAAGGAAGCTGAAGCCGGCACCATCCGCGCAGACTTCGCCACTTCCATCGACGCCAACGCCGTTCACGGTTCTGACGCGCCGGAATCTGCCGCTCGCGAAATCGCCTACTTCTTCGGCGACAACGAAATCTGCCCGCGCGGTTGATTTCGCCTTGTACGACTGAGAAGCCCGGCCCTTCGGGGCACGCGTCTCTCAGCCGTGCATGACACGACGGCCCTGCCTGCGAGGCGGGGCCGTCGTGGTATCGGACGTGCTGAAGCGCCGCGCGACAGCCTGCATCCCCTGAAGCAGATTCGACGCTTGAGCAGGTCCGATACGCTTTTCTGAAAGCCGCTGCAGCGCCCTCTCCCCACGCCATGTGACGCCCACGCGCACTGCGCTGATGACGAGAGCCTCTTGAGGTCTGCGAGCCATCGCCACCTCCGCTGACAGCGTCGCCCTGCAGACGTCTATCCTTTGTGAGACGCCTGCCCATCCCTGACACGACCGGCCCATACCATGACTGATACCACTGCAACTGCCACCGATGCCGCGGCCCCTGCCGCCGTCAAGCTCACCAACCTGCTGGGCCTGCCGCGCCCGGCGATGGAAGCCTTCTTCGAGAGCATCGGCGAGAAGAAATTCCGCGCCACCCAGGTGATGAAATGGATTCACCAGGAAGGCGTCGACAGCTTCGACGAGATGACCAACCTTGCCAAGCCGCTGCGCGAGCGCCTCAAGCAGGTCGCCGAGGTCCGTGCGCCGGGCATCGTCTATGAAGGTGAGTCCAAGGACGGCACCCGCAAGTGGGTGCTGGAAGTCAGCGATGGCAGCTACGTCGAGACCGTGCTGATCCCGTCCGAGAACGGCAACCGTCGCACCCTGTGCGTGTCTTCCCAGGTAGGCTGCTCGCTGGACTGCAGCTTCTGCTCCACCGGCAAGCAGGGCTTCGAGCGTGACCTGACCGCCGCCGAGATCATCGGCCAGGTGTGGGTCGCCACCCGTGGCGCCGAAGACCGCAAGGACACCCGCAAGCGTCCGGTCACCAACGTGGTGATGATGGGCATGGGCGAGCCGCTGATGAACTACGACAATGTCGTGCCGGCGATGAAGCTGATGCTGGACGACAACGCCTATGGCCTGTCCAAGCGTCGCGTCACCCTCTCCACCTCTGGTGTGGTGCCCAAGCTGGACCAGCTCGGCGATGAGATGGACGTCAGTCTGGCGATCTCGCTGCACGCGGCCAACGATGAATTGCGCAACGTGCTGGTGCCGATCAACCGCAAGTGGAACATCCGCGCGCTGCTCGACTCCTGCCATCGCTACCTGGCCAAGTGTGACGACGCCCGTATCGTCACCATCGAGTACACCCTGATCAAGGACGTCAATGACCAGATCAAGCACGCCGAGGAACTGGCCGCGCTGCTCGACGAGCTGCCGTGCAAGATCAACCTGATCCCGTTCAACCCGTTCCCGCATTCCGGTTACGAGAAGCCGTCACGCAACCAGGTGATGCGCTTCCAGCAGCGTCTCTATGAGCTGGGCTACACCGCACCGGTGCGCGCCACACGTGGCGATGACATCGACGCCGCCTGTGGCCAGCTGGTCGGCCAGGTCAAGGACCGCACCCGTCGTGCCGAGCGTTACATCAACGCCATCCAGCTCGACGCCGACTGAGCGGCTGCCAGGTCTGACCTGACGCCATCGCCATGGCGACGCGCCGCCCTGCCGCCTTGACTTGTGGCAGGTGCGGCGCTTTGATGGGGGGCGCTTTTGTTGCCTGCCGCGACCCTCGCCCGCAGGCACATCATGAGCCTTCATTCACGCGAGGATTGCATGCCGAGTCGTCTGCCCCGTCATCGCACCAATGAGCATGGCCCTGTCGCCCATCACTCTGTCGCACAGGGCACTGTCGCCCATGGCACTGTCACACAGGGCCCCTGCCAGCATGATTCCCACACCCGCACCGCTGCTCGCGGCATCACTCGCCGCACCCGAGCCCTGCTGCTGTGCCTCGGATTTGCCGGCCTGACCCTCGCAGGCTGCGCGACACGCGTGGAAACCAACGACCCCTACGCCCCGCCGGATGACAACAAGGCCTCGAATGCCTACGTGGAACTCGGAGAGGCCTATCTGGGTCGTAATCAGCTGCAACGCGCCGACAGCGCCTTCCAGAAGGCACTCAAGCTGCAGAGCAGCAATGCCGAGGCCAAGGCCGGGCTGGCGATGATCTATCAGCGCCAGGGTGAGAACGTGCTCGCCGATGACTATTTCAATCAGGCCATTTCCAGCGATCCG comes from bacterium Scap17 and encodes:
- a CDS encoding aminotransferase class V-fold PLP-dependent enzyme, with the protein product MSQPIYLDYAATTPVDPRVAELMMRHLTQDGTFANPASRSHMPGWLAEQAVEGARRQVAELIGADPREIVWTSGATEADNLALTGYMRANAARGRHLITSTIEHKAILDTASALEAEGFEVTRIAPQPDGRISPDSLRDALRSDTLLVSLMAVNNELGSLNDLDALGDIAHSHGAAFHVDAAQAPGKVQIDVSRQPIDMLSLSAHKAYGPKGIGALYVRRQPQIKVDALIHGGGHERGMRSGTLPTHQIVGMGEAYRLSGEQFDADHQHLIALRDQFVAGLAGLEGVHFNTDIEVSAPNIVNLAFEGVDGEAMLMALRGIAISTGSACNSASVEPSFVLTGIGVPRPLALASLRFSFGRFTTAIDIESALGELRHALTSLRA
- a CDS encoding iron-sulfur cluster assembly accessory protein, whose protein sequence is MAHLSISPSAADQIRVVLAERGHGLGLRVSVKPSGCSGYSYVLDFADEANEEDAVFVDHGATVYVDSEALTVLDGSEVDYVKDGLNRYFRFNNPNVKDECGCGESFSV
- a CDS encoding nucleoside-diphosphate kinase, whose amino-acid sequence is MTQRTLSIIKPDAVAKNVIGEIYSRFEKAGLQIVASKMVHLSKEQAEGFYAEHSERGFFGELVGFMTSGPVMIQVLEGEDAITKNRDLMGATNPKEAEAGTIRADFATSIDANAVHGSDAPESAAREIAYFFGDNEICPRG
- the rlmN gene encoding 23S rRNA (adenine(2503)-C(2))-methyltransferase RlmN, yielding MTDTTATATDAAAPAAVKLTNLLGLPRPAMEAFFESIGEKKFRATQVMKWIHQEGVDSFDEMTNLAKPLRERLKQVAEVRAPGIVYEGESKDGTRKWVLEVSDGSYVETVLIPSENGNRRTLCVSSQVGCSLDCSFCSTGKQGFERDLTAAEIIGQVWVATRGAEDRKDTRKRPVTNVVMMGMGEPLMNYDNVVPAMKLMLDDNAYGLSKRRVTLSTSGVVPKLDQLGDEMDVSLAISLHAANDELRNVLVPINRKWNIRALLDSCHRYLAKCDDARIVTIEYTLIKDVNDQIKHAEELAALLDELPCKINLIPFNPFPHSGYEKPSRNQVMRFQQRLYELGYTAPVRATRGDDIDAACGQLVGQVKDRTRRAERYINAIQLDAD
- the pilW gene encoding type IV pilus biogenesis/stability protein PilW, with the protein product MSLHSREDCMPSRLPRHRTNEHGPVAHHSVAQGTVAHGTVTQGPCQHDSHTRTAARGITRRTRALLLCLGFAGLTLAGCATRVETNDPYAPPDDNKASNAYVELGEAYLGRNQLQRADSAFQKALKLQSSNAEAKAGLAMIYQRQGENVLADDYFNQAISSDPSFTRARNNYAAFLYSRGEYVEACRQLEIAAEDLTYDNRGQLYTNLGRCQMQLGKTSEAAKSFERAVKINPRESEAWLAVARMSHDAGDNDAAQSALSRYFRLAGTDSDSLALAVDVATARGDSRLADLYSRQLEQVMTRESGRAVIRTP